The Leptospirillum ferriphilum genome has a segment encoding these proteins:
- the lexA gene encoding transcriptional repressor LexA: MTRQEKSLSPRQQEALHFIRSYTAQTGYPPTLREIAAHMEIRGLHAVRKHLEALMAKGYLSREKGARTLFAGSLSPNAVPVPVLGRVAAGSLRESPEDHTKTWFVDPDWLPEGPSFFLRVRGDSMKDAAILDGDYVLVSSRPDAKPGDIVVAMIDGESTVKRLSRKGDRLVLSPENSAYPDIPIPTDTDFRITGVVVGVIRLPGR, encoded by the coding sequence ATGACCCGTCAGGAAAAAAGCCTTTCGCCCCGGCAACAGGAGGCGCTCCATTTTATCCGGAGCTATACCGCACAAACCGGATATCCTCCGACGCTTCGGGAAATCGCCGCCCACATGGAGATCCGGGGGTTGCACGCTGTCCGGAAACATCTGGAGGCGCTGATGGCAAAAGGTTATCTCTCCCGCGAAAAAGGCGCCCGCACTCTCTTCGCCGGAAGCCTCTCCCCGAATGCCGTTCCGGTGCCCGTTCTCGGACGGGTGGCGGCAGGCAGCCTCCGTGAATCTCCGGAGGACCACACAAAAACCTGGTTTGTCGATCCGGACTGGCTTCCGGAAGGACCATCCTTCTTTCTCCGGGTACGCGGAGACAGCATGAAGGATGCGGCCATTCTCGACGGGGACTACGTCCTGGTCAGCTCCCGTCCGGACGCCAAACCCGGAGACATCGTGGTGGCCATGATCGACGGGGAGTCCACCGTCAAACGTCTTTCCCGAAAAGGCGACCGGCTCGTTCTTTCTCCCGAAAATTCGGCGTATCCGGATATTCCGATTCCCACGGACACAGATTTTCGGATCACAGGCGTGGTCGTCGGTGTCATCCGTCTTCCGGGGCGCTGA
- the pgi gene encoding glucose-6-phosphate isomerase, producing MTIPEQGLPLSRRESWKNLLAHRTAITSLTLSSLFADDPFRADHMNASGAGLFFDYSKNRITKGTLELLLALARECHLPDRIEQMFSGEKINPTENRAVLHVALRSSREDVFRVDGTNVVPEVHAVLDRMFGFARKIRSGDWRGQTGLPIQNVINIGIGGSDLGPVMAYEALRHYSRRDMNFRFVSNIDPTDFHEATRDLNPAETLFIVSSKTFTTLETMTNARTAREWVQSALGAGAVEKHFVAVSTNTDAVRAFGINPENMFGFWDWVGGRYSMDSAIGLSTLLAVGEEHFRSLLEGFREMDHHFRRTPLEGNLPVLHGLLCVWEGTFLGSATRGVFPYDQYLKRFPAYLQQLTMESNGKHTSLDGTRVDYETGPVFWGEPGTNGQHSFYQLIHQGTRIIPSDLIGFLHPLHPTGPHHDILIANLFAQSEALAFGRTEADLRKQGVPPALIPHRICEGNRPTNVLLADQLTPRTLGTLVAFYEHSVFTQGILWNIDSFDQWGVELGKILAQKILPELTGDPEPPLEHDSSTNALIKRYREARRSGS from the coding sequence ATGACAATCCCCGAGCAAGGCCTTCCGCTCTCCCGTCGGGAGAGCTGGAAAAATCTGCTGGCCCACCGGACGGCAATCACATCTCTCACTCTTTCCTCCCTTTTCGCCGATGATCCGTTTCGGGCCGACCACATGAACGCGTCCGGAGCCGGCCTGTTCTTCGACTATTCCAAAAACCGGATCACAAAAGGAACCCTGGAACTTCTGCTGGCTCTGGCCCGGGAATGCCATCTCCCGGACCGGATCGAACAGATGTTCTCCGGAGAAAAGATCAATCCGACGGAAAACCGAGCCGTCCTGCATGTTGCCCTTCGTTCGTCCAGGGAGGATGTTTTCCGGGTGGACGGGACCAATGTCGTTCCCGAAGTGCACGCCGTTCTCGACCGGATGTTCGGCTTTGCCCGAAAAATTCGGAGCGGGGACTGGCGAGGACAGACGGGATTACCGATCCAAAATGTCATCAATATCGGAATCGGCGGATCCGATCTCGGCCCCGTCATGGCGTATGAAGCTCTTCGCCATTATTCCCGGAGAGACATGAATTTCCGTTTTGTCTCCAACATCGATCCCACGGATTTTCATGAAGCGACAAGGGACCTCAATCCGGCGGAAACACTCTTCATTGTCAGCTCCAAGACCTTTACCACGCTTGAGACCATGACCAATGCCAGGACAGCCAGGGAGTGGGTCCAGAGCGCACTAGGGGCAGGGGCCGTCGAAAAACATTTTGTCGCGGTTTCGACAAACACCGATGCGGTCCGCGCCTTCGGCATCAATCCGGAAAACATGTTCGGATTCTGGGACTGGGTCGGAGGGCGTTATTCGATGGATTCCGCCATCGGACTGTCAACGTTGCTGGCCGTGGGAGAAGAACACTTCCGGAGTCTTCTGGAAGGATTCCGGGAGATGGACCATCACTTCCGCCGGACCCCCCTTGAAGGGAACCTTCCTGTCCTCCACGGCCTGCTCTGCGTCTGGGAGGGAACATTTCTGGGATCCGCCACCCGTGGAGTGTTTCCCTACGACCAGTACCTGAAGCGTTTTCCCGCCTATCTCCAGCAGCTGACGATGGAGAGCAACGGGAAACACACCTCTCTGGACGGAACACGGGTCGATTACGAGACCGGACCTGTGTTCTGGGGAGAACCCGGTACGAACGGGCAGCACTCTTTCTATCAGCTCATCCACCAGGGAACCCGGATTATCCCTTCCGACCTGATCGGTTTTTTGCATCCCCTGCACCCGACAGGCCCCCATCACGACATTTTGATCGCCAACCTTTTTGCGCAGTCGGAAGCCCTGGCCTTTGGCCGCACCGAAGCCGACCTCCGGAAGCAGGGGGTTCCCCCTGCCCTGATCCCCCACCGGATCTGTGAAGGGAATCGTCCGACAAATGTTCTTCTCGCAGACCAACTGACGCCCCGCACGCTTGGAACCCTGGTCGCGTTTTATGAGCACAGCGTCTTTACCCAGGGAATCCTCTGGAACATCGATTCCTTTGACCAGTGGGGGGTGGAACTGGGAAAGATCCTGGCCCAGAAGATCCTTCCCGAACTCACCGGGGACCCGGAGCCCCCCCTCGAGCACGACTCTTCAACCAACGCCCTCATCAAACGCTACCGGGAGGCCCGGCGCTCCGGGTCATGA
- a CDS encoding HAD family hydrolase: protein MPSLQNIVFLIDVDDTLFDNDRFEAELSGFLEEKFGPGEKDLYRTLFEECRHEEGFADFLGAFQKFRIAVQENPATMELAYFFRDYPFSRHLYPKALEVLSALSTRGTTVILSDGDAFFQPHKIDRAGIRKAAHDKVRIYVHKETRLDRLEKEFPARHYVLVDDKRRILSSVKKQWKNRVTTVWVRQGHYAREAPDPALLPPDRTIAKIEDLLEISFSGISH, encoded by the coding sequence ATGCCTTCGTTACAGAATATTGTTTTTCTGATCGATGTGGACGATACCCTCTTTGACAATGACCGTTTCGAAGCCGAACTTTCCGGGTTTCTGGAAGAAAAGTTCGGCCCGGGAGAAAAAGATCTCTACCGGACCTTGTTCGAAGAATGCCGCCATGAGGAGGGATTTGCCGATTTTCTGGGGGCATTCCAGAAATTCCGGATTGCCGTACAGGAAAATCCGGCCACCATGGAGCTGGCTTATTTCTTCCGGGATTATCCCTTTTCCCGTCACCTCTATCCGAAAGCCCTGGAGGTTCTCTCCGCCTTGTCGACCCGCGGCACGACAGTGATTCTGTCGGACGGGGATGCGTTTTTCCAGCCACACAAAATCGACCGGGCGGGGATCCGGAAAGCGGCCCATGACAAGGTGCGCATCTATGTCCACAAGGAAACGCGTCTCGACAGGCTGGAAAAGGAGTTTCCGGCCCGGCATTACGTCCTGGTCGACGACAAACGGCGCATCCTGTCGTCTGTCAAAAAACAGTGGAAAAACCGGGTCACGACGGTCTGGGTCCGCCAGGGGCATTACGCCCGCGAAGCCCCGGACCCCGCACTTCTTCCTCCCGACCGGACAATTGCAAAAATCGAAGACCTTCTGGAAATTTCCTTTTCAGGGATCTCCCATTGA
- a CDS encoding efflux RND transporter permease subunit, with translation MFLVRIAIKRPYTIFVMAAIILIMGIISFNRMILDIFPSIDIPVVNVVWNYPGLSALDMEERIVLIAERAYSTTVNGISRIESESINGTGLIKVYFHQNESLGAAIAQISAVSETLLRIAPPGTMPPNIIQYNASNVPVVQMEVQGHKYSEQQLFDYGLNFIRMGLFTIPGLSTPAPFGGKIRQVMVDVYPDKLAGYGLSPNDIVNTLTHSNIIVPGGTAKIGDLEMNVQINGSPSTLAGLGRLPVKAVNGTVVRLRDVARVHDGYAVQENIVRVNGHRSTYLAIYRHAGASTLKVVEAVRHAIPRIESILPPGIHLKLFFDQSIFVKNALLDVLQEGLIGTVLVGLMIFLFLGDFRSTLIILLSIPLSVLSAIFFLKYFHQTLNIMTLGGLALAIGMLVDDATVAIENIERNRALSPDPLRAVWDGANQVALPAFVGTSAILIVFFPVILLKGVSQFLFTPMALAVVFSMLASYFLSRTLVVTLSMLLHQGRSSSPVTDAPRPGEHAGEKDTLFQRFFEKVRTRYTNALKHVLERPKTVVGTAIGVFAVSGFLLMHVGVDFFPPVDAGLIALHMRAPNGSRIEVTDAYAQDIYKTLQKIIPSNELKSVDVNIGLPIYYNLAFYQTDSIGAMDADFLISLKSPHRSVFWYQKKIRDVLHAKYPALSFWYKPADIISQVLDFGLPAPIDIQVQGRNLEASYRFAQEIRRRVQTIPGAVDVSIPQVMHYPTLFVRTRRADALKVGLTQNDVASNLLVATASSTLINPNYWVNPKNTINYIVAVQAPTESIASLTDLERLPITTSNPPPSSMLLAALGSQMPLPNTQLLSNIASIRGGTLPGSVTHYTIQRTIDVLVNIQDRDLGSLTTAIKKTVRSLALPPGTRVLFRGQSQAMVESFRSFGIGLLLAILLVYLLLVMNFQSFLDPFIILVSIPAGLSGVAFALLATHTTLNVESAMGAIMVVGVATANSILLVTFANEERGRGASAVEAAIAAGSIRLRPILMTATAMILGMLPMAFGAGSGGEQNAPLGRAVIGGLLVGTISTLFLVPTFYILFRKKVPNRFRYDEAFNRSIGDDPEKASG, from the coding sequence AGGTCTATTTTCACCAGAATGAAAGTCTGGGAGCGGCCATCGCCCAGATCAGCGCGGTCAGCGAAACCCTGCTGCGCATCGCCCCTCCCGGAACGATGCCCCCCAACATCATCCAGTACAATGCGTCCAACGTCCCCGTCGTCCAGATGGAAGTCCAGGGACATAAATACTCGGAACAGCAACTTTTCGACTATGGCCTGAATTTCATCCGGATGGGGCTCTTCACCATTCCCGGACTGTCGACCCCGGCTCCCTTCGGAGGAAAAATCCGCCAGGTGATGGTGGATGTCTACCCGGACAAGCTTGCGGGATATGGCCTGTCTCCGAACGACATCGTCAACACTCTGACCCATTCGAATATCATCGTCCCGGGGGGCACCGCAAAGATCGGGGACCTGGAGATGAATGTCCAGATCAACGGAAGCCCCTCCACCCTCGCTGGTCTCGGCCGCCTTCCGGTCAAGGCCGTGAACGGCACAGTCGTGCGCCTCAGAGATGTTGCGCGGGTTCATGACGGCTATGCGGTCCAGGAGAATATTGTCCGCGTCAACGGCCATCGTTCAACCTATCTGGCCATTTACCGGCATGCAGGAGCATCGACCCTGAAGGTCGTGGAAGCCGTTCGCCATGCCATTCCCAGGATCGAATCCATTCTTCCCCCGGGGATCCATCTGAAGCTCTTTTTTGACCAGTCGATCTTTGTGAAGAACGCTCTTCTGGATGTTCTGCAGGAAGGATTGATCGGAACGGTCCTGGTGGGTCTCATGATTTTTCTTTTTCTGGGAGATTTCCGCTCCACCCTGATTATTCTGCTCTCCATTCCTCTGTCCGTCCTGAGCGCCATCTTTTTTCTGAAGTATTTTCACCAGACCCTGAACATCATGACCCTGGGAGGACTTGCCCTGGCCATCGGAATGCTGGTGGATGACGCCACGGTCGCCATTGAGAATATCGAGCGAAACCGGGCTCTTTCCCCGGATCCCCTCCGGGCGGTCTGGGACGGGGCCAATCAGGTCGCACTTCCGGCCTTTGTCGGCACCTCGGCGATCCTGATTGTGTTTTTCCCGGTTATCCTGCTCAAGGGCGTATCCCAGTTTCTCTTTACGCCAATGGCCCTGGCAGTCGTTTTTTCGATGCTCGCCAGCTACTTTCTCTCCCGGACGCTGGTCGTGACACTTTCGATGCTTCTGCATCAGGGGAGATCCTCCTCCCCGGTCACCGATGCCCCCCGTCCGGGCGAACACGCAGGAGAAAAAGACACTCTCTTCCAGCGGTTTTTTGAAAAAGTCCGGACCCGTTACACCAACGCCCTGAAGCATGTCCTGGAAAGACCCAAAACAGTCGTGGGGACTGCCATCGGGGTTTTTGCCGTCTCCGGCTTTCTTCTGATGCATGTGGGGGTGGATTTCTTCCCCCCCGTCGACGCCGGCTTGATCGCCCTTCACATGAGAGCCCCGAACGGATCCCGGATCGAAGTCACGGACGCTTACGCCCAGGACATCTACAAGACGTTGCAAAAAATCATTCCTTCCAATGAGCTGAAAAGCGTCGACGTCAATATCGGACTTCCCATCTACTACAACCTGGCGTTCTATCAGACAGACAGCATCGGAGCCATGGATGCCGACTTTCTGATCTCTCTCAAGTCCCCCCACCGCTCGGTGTTCTGGTATCAGAAAAAAATCAGGGACGTTCTCCATGCAAAATATCCCGCGCTCAGCTTCTGGTATAAACCCGCCGATATTATCAGCCAGGTTCTGGACTTTGGACTTCCCGCCCCCATCGATATCCAGGTGCAGGGGCGCAACCTTGAAGCCTCCTACCGGTTTGCCCAGGAGATCCGGAGACGTGTCCAGACCATTCCGGGGGCCGTTGATGTCTCCATCCCGCAGGTGATGCATTACCCGACCCTCTTCGTCCGGACCCGCCGGGCGGACGCCCTCAAGGTGGGGCTGACCCAGAACGATGTGGCGTCAAATCTCCTGGTGGCAACCGCTTCGTCGACGCTGATCAATCCCAACTACTGGGTCAATCCGAAAAACACCATCAACTATATCGTCGCCGTCCAGGCCCCGACCGAATCCATCGCTTCCCTGACGGATCTGGAGAGGCTTCCGATCACAACGTCGAACCCCCCGCCCTCTTCCATGCTGCTTGCGGCGCTGGGCTCCCAGATGCCTCTTCCCAACACCCAGCTTCTCTCCAATATTGCGTCGATTCGCGGGGGAACTCTGCCGGGCTCGGTGACGCACTATACGATCCAGAGAACGATCGACGTTCTGGTCAATATTCAGGACCGCGACCTCGGAAGTCTGACCACAGCGATCAAGAAGACGGTCCGTTCGCTTGCCCTCCCTCCGGGAACCCGTGTCCTGTTCCGGGGACAGAGTCAGGCGATGGTCGAGTCTTTCCGCAGTTTCGGGATCGGGCTGCTGCTCGCCATTCTCCTCGTTTATCTCCTGCTGGTCATGAACTTCCAGTCGTTTCTGGATCCGTTCATCATTCTGGTCAGCATTCCTGCCGGATTGTCCGGCGTGGCCTTCGCGCTCCTCGCCACACATACGACCCTGAACGTTGAATCGGCGATGGGAGCCATCATGGTGGTCGGCGTTGCCACGGCCAACAGCATTCTTCTTGTCACCTTTGCCAATGAGGAAAGGGGAAGAGGCGCCTCGGCCGTGGAAGCCGCCATCGCCGCGGGGTCCATACGGCTCCGCCCGATTCTGATGACCGCAACCGCCATGATCCTGGGAATGCTGCCCATGGCCTTCGGAGCCGGTTCCGGCGGAGAGCAGAACGCGCCCCTCGGTCGTGCCGTTATCGGAGGGCTCCTCGTGGGAACAATCAGCACACTCTTTCTGGTTCCGACTTTCTATATCCTTTTCCGGAAAAAAGTTCCCAACCGCTTCCGGTACGATGAAGCCTTCAACCGTTCGATCGGAGACGACCCGGAGAAAGCCTCCGGTTGA